A DNA window from Callospermophilus lateralis isolate mCalLat2 chromosome X, mCalLat2.hap1, whole genome shotgun sequence contains the following coding sequences:
- the LOC143399104 gene encoding uncharacterized protein LOC143399104 isoform X1, with amino-acid sequence MEGCVSNLMVCNLAYSGKLEELKESILADKSLATRTDQDSRTALHWACSAGHTEIVEFLLQLGVPVNDKDDAGWSPLHIAASAGRDEIVKALLGKGAQVNAVNQNGCTPLHYAASKNRHEIAVMLLEGGANPDAKDHYEATAMHRAAAKGNLKMIHILLYYKASTNIQDTEGNTPLHLACDEERVEEAKLLVSQGASIYIENKEEKTPLQVAKGGLGLILKRMVEG; translated from the exons ATGGAGGGGTGTGTGTCTAACCTGATGGTCTGCAACCTGGCCTACAGCGGGAAGCTGGAGGAGTTGAAGGAGAGCATCCTGGCCGATAAATCACTGGCTACTAGAACTGACCAG GACAGCAGAACTGCATTGCACTGGGCATGTTCAGCCGGACATACTGAAATTGTTGAGTTCTTGCTGCAACTTGGAGTGCCAGTGAATGATAAAGATGAT GCAGGCTGGTCTCCTCTTCATATTGCTGCTTCTGCTGGCCGGGATGAAATTGTAAAGGCACTCCTGGGAAAAGGTGCACAAGTGAATGCCGTCAATCAAAATGGCTGTACTCCCCTACATTATGCAGCTTCCAAAAACAGACATGAG ATTGCTGTCATGTTACTAGAAGGTGGAGCTAATCCAGATGCTAAGGATCATTATGAGGCTACAGCAATGCACCGGGCAGCAGCCAAGGGTAACTTGAAGATGATTCATATTCTTCTGTACTACAAAGCATCCACAAACATCCAAGACACTGAGGGTAACACTCCTCT ACACTTAGCCTGTGACGAGGAGAGAGTAGAAGAAGCAAAGCTGCTGGTGTCCCAAGGAGCAAGTATATACATTGAGAATAAGGAAGAAAAGACACCCCTGCAAGTGGCCAAAGGTGGCCTGGGTTTAATACTCAAGAGAATGGTTGAAGGTTAA
- the LOC143399104 gene encoding 26S proteasome non-ATPase regulatory subunit 10 isoform X2, producing MEGCVSNLMVCNLAYSGKLEELKESILADKSLATRTDQDSRTALHWACSAGHTEIVEFLLQLGVPVNDKDDAGWSPLHIAASAGRDEIVKALLGKGAQVNAVNQNGCTPLHYAASKNRHEIAVMLLEGGANPDAKDHYEATAMHRAAAKDT from the exons ATGGAGGGGTGTGTGTCTAACCTGATGGTCTGCAACCTGGCCTACAGCGGGAAGCTGGAGGAGTTGAAGGAGAGCATCCTGGCCGATAAATCACTGGCTACTAGAACTGACCAG GACAGCAGAACTGCATTGCACTGGGCATGTTCAGCCGGACATACTGAAATTGTTGAGTTCTTGCTGCAACTTGGAGTGCCAGTGAATGATAAAGATGAT GCAGGCTGGTCTCCTCTTCATATTGCTGCTTCTGCTGGCCGGGATGAAATTGTAAAGGCACTCCTGGGAAAAGGTGCACAAGTGAATGCCGTCAATCAAAATGGCTGTACTCCCCTACATTATGCAGCTTCCAAAAACAGACATGAG ATTGCTGTCATGTTACTAGAAGGTGGAGCTAATCCAGATGCTAAGGATCATTATGAGGCTACAGCAATGCACCGGGCAGCAGCCAAGG ACACTTAG